The proteins below come from a single uncultured Carboxylicivirga sp. genomic window:
- a CDS encoding threonine/serine exporter family protein has product MTALSIFEHMLYPALASIGFAILFNVPKRTLIVILGMGAICGLTKYLSMQLGLQVISATFVAAITVGFLSIAAAQNKLSPMYVFAIPSIISMIPGAFAYRTILGLIQLTEELQTDQYLEVLHNVTSNGLKAIFVLLSISVGVSLPMLLTRHESAREIVAHIVKRGH; this is encoded by the coding sequence ATGACAGCACTATCTATTTTCGAACATATGCTATACCCGGCATTAGCCTCCATTGGTTTTGCCATTTTATTTAATGTTCCAAAACGTACTTTAATAGTAATACTGGGTATGGGGGCCATTTGTGGTCTTACCAAATACCTATCGATGCAACTGGGGTTACAAGTTATATCGGCCACTTTTGTGGCAGCTATAACAGTTGGTTTCTTAAGTATTGCAGCGGCTCAAAATAAATTATCGCCCATGTATGTTTTTGCTATTCCGTCAATCATATCAATGATACCCGGAGCCTTTGCATATCGCACCATACTTGGGTTAATACAACTAACCGAAGAACTACAAACTGATCAATACCTTGAGGTGCTTCACAATGTTACCAGTAATGGTTTAAAAGCCATTTTTGTATTGTTATCCATATCGGTGGGTGTATCGTTACCCATGCTGTTAACTCGTCATGAATCAGCACGTGAAATTGTTGCCCACATCGTTAAGAGGGGGCATTGA